In the genome of Bryobacteraceae bacterium, one region contains:
- a CDS encoding sigma-70 family RNA polymerase sigma factor, with amino-acid sequence MIRAAQSGDQDAFEELVRSYDQNVLRLAYQLLRSQEDARDVYQEAFLRVHRNLKNFRFDCSFHTWLYRIVTNLCLDQLRKKRVRREESATVETEEGVRDRLLAVAETNASSDPLRRLASSQVRQRIEAALSDLTPRERTVFHMRHHEGMRLRAIGEMLGTTEEAAKNCLFRATQKMRAALGDLA; translated from the coding sequence TTGATCCGAGCCGCCCAGAGCGGCGATCAGGATGCCTTCGAAGAGTTGGTGCGTTCTTACGACCAGAACGTGCTTCGTCTGGCGTATCAGCTATTGCGATCGCAAGAGGACGCCCGCGATGTCTACCAGGAAGCCTTTCTTCGCGTTCATCGCAACCTCAAGAACTTCCGGTTCGATTGTTCCTTCCATACCTGGCTATACCGGATTGTGACCAATCTCTGCCTGGACCAGTTGCGCAAGAAGCGAGTGCGGCGGGAGGAATCCGCGACCGTGGAGACCGAGGAGGGCGTACGGGACCGGCTATTGGCCGTAGCCGAAACGAACGCTTCGAGCGACCCCTTGCGCCGCCTGGCGAGCTCGCAGGTACGGCAGCGGATTGAGGCGGCGCTCAGCGACCTGACGCCGCGCGAGCGCACGGTATTCCATATGCGGCACCACGAAGGCATGCGGCTGCGCGCCATTGGCGAGATGCTGGGCACGACCGAGGAAGCCGCGAAGAACTGCCTCTTTCGCGCCACGCAGAAGATGCGCGCCGCGCTGGGAGACCTGGCATGA
- a CDS encoding HEAT repeat domain-containing protein, with protein MSEHASRGPLSCQATSELLWLHLYGELEGRQDDAVEEHLAGCPECAARLEGEMALFASLDTADEPPGGLISECRRDLFSATRQAPAAKKSRWRLPVISEWLPLTWKPVGALALVTLGFLAGRSPVSVARGPAEPAPVASRVRAVEPGPNGQVQLVVEETTRHRVAGLPSDDRIRQLLLEAAQDPADPGLRVDSMDLLRRDSEVLDVRRTLMQALVADPNPGVRLKALDGLRPYTGDPEVRRSLAHVVLRDENAGLRTQAVDLLIQAKPRDMVDVLQQLVQREDNGYIRLRTQRALREMNASDDMF; from the coding sequence ATGAGCGAACACGCTTCCCGCGGTCCGCTTTCCTGCCAGGCAACGAGTGAGTTGCTCTGGCTGCATCTGTACGGCGAACTCGAAGGCCGGCAGGATGACGCCGTCGAGGAGCATCTGGCCGGCTGCCCGGAATGCGCCGCGAGGCTCGAGGGCGAGATGGCGTTATTTGCCAGCCTTGACACGGCGGACGAACCTCCGGGTGGATTGATCTCCGAATGCCGGAGGGACCTGTTCTCCGCGACGCGCCAAGCGCCGGCTGCGAAGAAGTCCCGTTGGCGGTTGCCGGTGATTTCGGAATGGCTTCCGCTGACGTGGAAGCCGGTGGGTGCGCTGGCTCTGGTGACGCTGGGGTTCCTTGCCGGGCGGTCCCCGGTATCGGTGGCTCGCGGACCGGCCGAGCCGGCTCCGGTTGCCTCGCGCGTCCGAGCGGTGGAGCCAGGTCCGAACGGGCAGGTGCAGTTAGTGGTGGAGGAGACGACCCGCCACCGCGTGGCCGGGCTCCCATCCGACGACCGCATCCGGCAATTGCTGCTCGAAGCGGCGCAGGACCCGGCTGATCCCGGGCTGCGCGTCGATTCCATGGATCTGCTTCGGCGCGATTCGGAGGTTCTGGACGTGCGGAGAACGCTGATGCAGGCGTTGGTGGCCGATCCGAACCCGGGCGTGCGGCTGAAGGCGCTCGATGGCCTGCGTCCGTACACCGGGGATCCGGAAGTCCGCCGGTCTTTGGCTCACGTGGTTCTCCGCGACGAGAACGCTGGCCTCCGGACGCAGGCCGTGGATCTTCTCATCCAGGCCAAGCCGCGCGACATGGTGGACGTGTTGCAGCAACTGGTGCAGCGCGAGGATAACGGCTATATCCGGCTGCGGACTCAGCGGGCGCTACGCGAGATGAACGCTTCGGACGACATGTTTTGA
- a CDS encoding PDZ domain-containing protein: MAAGGFTMSRILAFGLAPVLCSVAFTAPAPPAPPAPPDVARVFAFAPGSGSYLGVNVQEIDSARARELKLKEERGVEITMVADESPAAAAGFRKGDVVLEYNGQRVEGTEQFVRLVRETPSGRPARVAVWRDGKEQTLSAKIGNRASGRPFPAGELVVPEIRIPDFPRPHMSWRSQTLGIEAETVDGQLASFFGVERGVLVRNVHTGSAAEKAGIKAGDVVTKAGGESVETPSELSSRLRSRNSDAAAEASAVTLTVVRDRKEITIPVTPDQSPSRTQRRGPARRVVIGEERF, encoded by the coding sequence CTGGCGGCTGGAGGTTTTACCATGTCTCGAATTCTTGCTTTCGGCCTTGCGCCCGTACTTTGTTCCGTTGCGTTCACGGCGCCGGCGCCACCCGCGCCGCCTGCACCGCCCGATGTCGCTCGCGTATTTGCCTTCGCGCCCGGATCCGGTAGTTACCTCGGAGTAAACGTCCAGGAGATCGATTCAGCGCGCGCCAGAGAGTTGAAGTTGAAAGAAGAACGCGGCGTCGAGATTACGATGGTTGCCGATGAGAGTCCGGCGGCGGCGGCGGGCTTCCGGAAGGGCGACGTGGTGCTTGAATACAACGGCCAGCGGGTGGAGGGCACCGAACAATTCGTGCGCCTCGTCCGCGAAACGCCTTCCGGACGGCCGGCGCGCGTCGCAGTGTGGCGCGACGGCAAGGAGCAGACGCTTTCCGCCAAGATCGGAAACCGCGCATCCGGTCGCCCGTTTCCCGCCGGTGAGCTGGTCGTTCCGGAAATCCGGATTCCGGACTTTCCACGGCCGCACATGAGCTGGCGGAGTCAGACGCTTGGCATTGAGGCCGAGACCGTCGACGGGCAGTTGGCGTCGTTCTTCGGCGTCGAGCGAGGCGTTCTCGTCCGGAACGTGCACACGGGCTCGGCGGCGGAAAAGGCCGGTATCAAAGCCGGTGATGTCGTCACCAAGGCTGGCGGGGAGTCCGTCGAGACCCCTTCGGAATTGTCGAGCCGGCTGCGATCGCGGAATAGCGACGCCGCCGCGGAGGCCTCGGCGGTGACGCTCACTGTGGTGCGGGACCGCAAAGAGATCACGATCCCCGTGACGCCGGACCAGTCGCCCTCCCGCACTCAGCGGCGCGGGCCGGCACGGCGTGTCGTGATTGGCGAGGAACGGTTCTAG
- the fliN gene encoding flagellar motor switch protein FliN has translation MSPPDPASFFQWLTREWAEKFLQSAEAMSGEPVQSEPAEFAWSAAEGDLIWNQPFDAGPGSEVTVVSPEGTWSAVGSKVLKAAGIDDAEPDDSRATYLEILQQSLSSVASSLHGVFGREVACKSGKAITTLPSVDGVVEWFRLTAGGAELGLIGIQVPRSFHDLAGNGQAQADSAEKATTGPGSPINGGTSGSGDAQTRGQGDGGAMSGFGGPSGTPSQDGARGRGSANQTIELLYDVELPVAVSFGRAHLPLKEVVKLTSGSIVELNRAVAEPVELIVNNCVIARAEVVVVDGNYGVRILEIVSQRERLRTLH, from the coding sequence ATGAGCCCGCCTGATCCCGCGAGCTTCTTCCAGTGGCTGACCCGCGAGTGGGCCGAAAAGTTTCTGCAGTCGGCCGAGGCGATGAGCGGGGAACCGGTTCAGTCCGAACCCGCTGAGTTTGCGTGGAGCGCCGCCGAAGGGGACCTGATCTGGAACCAACCCTTCGATGCGGGGCCGGGCTCTGAAGTTACGGTGGTCTCGCCGGAAGGCACTTGGTCCGCGGTCGGTTCGAAGGTCCTCAAGGCGGCCGGTATCGACGACGCGGAACCTGACGATTCCCGCGCCACCTACCTTGAAATCCTGCAGCAGTCGCTTTCCAGTGTCGCTTCGAGCTTGCACGGCGTTTTCGGCCGCGAAGTCGCCTGCAAGTCCGGAAAGGCCATCACGACCCTTCCCTCCGTAGACGGCGTGGTCGAGTGGTTCCGGCTGACGGCCGGCGGCGCAGAGCTCGGGCTGATCGGGATCCAAGTGCCTCGTAGCTTTCACGACTTGGCGGGCAACGGGCAAGCACAAGCGGATTCAGCCGAAAAAGCCACTACAGGGCCGGGGAGCCCTATCAATGGAGGAACCTCCGGCAGCGGCGACGCCCAGACGCGCGGGCAGGGCGATGGCGGCGCAATGAGTGGGTTCGGCGGGCCGAGCGGAACGCCCAGCCAGGATGGCGCCCGTGGACGCGGCTCGGCGAACCAGACAATCGAACTGCTCTACGACGTCGAATTACCTGTGGCTGTCTCCTTCGGTCGAGCCCACCTGCCGCTAAAGGAAGTCGTGAAACTCACATCGGGATCGATCGTAGAGCTGAATCGCGCCGTCGCCGAACCTGTTGAACTGATTGTGAACAACTGTGTCATCGCCCGTGCGGAAGTGGTCGTGGTCGATGGCAACTACGGCGTGCGCATACTGGAAATCGTCAGCCAGAGGGAGAGGTTGCGAACCTTGCACTAG
- a CDS encoding FliA/WhiG family RNA polymerase sigma factor, which produces MQTYESDVPEVERRERLILEHLPQVRLIARRIHERLPDSVNLEDLVSTGTVGLISAIDHFDPKHNVKLKTYAEYKIRGAILDSLRGLDWAPRQQRKKSKQVEAAIAAVEQRVHRGATEEEIARELKLSMEEYHEWLVDIRGVNLGRLEGAPGEDDGRDLLRYIADSDEKWPNRVVERAELERLLVAAIEKMPPVEQTILNLYYHEELTLREIARVVKLHESRVSQLKSQAILRLRSFLTKKWPNANR; this is translated from the coding sequence ATGCAGACATACGAGTCCGATGTTCCCGAGGTAGAACGGCGGGAGCGTCTCATCCTGGAGCACTTGCCGCAGGTCCGGCTGATCGCTAGGCGGATCCACGAGAGGCTCCCCGATAGCGTCAATCTGGAAGATCTGGTGTCAACGGGAACAGTTGGGTTGATCTCGGCGATCGACCATTTCGATCCCAAGCACAACGTCAAACTGAAAACTTACGCGGAATACAAGATTCGCGGCGCGATTCTGGACAGTCTGCGAGGTCTCGACTGGGCCCCGAGACAACAAAGAAAGAAATCGAAGCAAGTGGAGGCGGCCATCGCGGCGGTCGAGCAGCGTGTTCATCGGGGAGCCACGGAAGAGGAAATCGCCCGCGAACTGAAACTGTCGATGGAAGAGTACCACGAATGGTTGGTCGATATTCGGGGCGTGAATCTCGGAAGGCTCGAGGGAGCGCCGGGAGAGGATGACGGGCGAGACCTGTTGCGTTATATCGCCGATTCCGACGAAAAGTGGCCAAACCGCGTGGTGGAACGCGCCGAACTCGAAAGGCTTCTCGTCGCAGCGATCGAGAAAATGCCTCCCGTCGAGCAGACCATCCTGAACCTTTACTACCATGAGGAACTGACCTTGCGCGAAATCGCCCGCGTGGTGAAGCTTCATGAGAGCCGCGTCTCGCAATTGAAATCGCAAGCGATCCTCAGGCTCCGGTCATTCCTTACGAAGAAGTGGCCAAATGCGAACCGGTAA
- the flhA gene encoding flagellar biosynthesis protein FlhA has product MSTPTTPLASASALAPPPIPAAGGMPKTTGAAAPTGMPGGLLSRTARNLPWTELGVPVAVLGIVLAMIVPLPSFALDLLIALNVAVSVVVLLVGMSITKPVEFSVFPTTLLLLTLFRLALNISSSRLILLEGNVGTAAAGHVIEAFGSFVVGGNYIIGAVIFLVLIAIQYVVINHGAVRISEVTARFTLDALPGKQMSIDSDLNAGLIDESEARRRRKELAGEAEFYGAMDGASRFTQRDAVASILITGINIIAGFLIGVLQYDMDLRRALETYTVLTIGDGLVTVIPALMISITGGLIVTRASSDARLGIDVRRQILGDPQPLWMAAGVLTLMAMFPGLPSVPFLALAAASAGGASRLNRSRREAETAAPAAKAPPTERDNIEQMLRVEPLAIEVGLGLVRLVEGGPGSPLLRRIGGIRKQLAGELGFVLPPVRLADNLGLKAGEYAISLKGIEIARYEIPPGSELVINTGGAGAPPQGTPTREPAFGLEAWWIPSVSAEDARAAGFTVVDPVSVLGTHLSELARRHSHELFSRQDAKKLVDRVAEQNPKLVEEAIPKLIPLALLHRIAQNLLREQVSIRDGVSIVEALGEAAAITRNAVLLTEFVRQSLRRTIVRPYLDRQNQLSAFFLDPSVEQAIEAAIEHGEHASQLQLAPQQVREVVERIARATGAQDGGGVILAGSPVRYFLRQVLESSLRGVAVLSHAEIPDEVRVTSRGVVG; this is encoded by the coding sequence ATGAGCACTCCGACCACGCCGCTGGCGTCGGCGAGCGCGCTCGCTCCTCCACCCATCCCCGCGGCCGGAGGAATGCCGAAGACCACGGGCGCGGCGGCACCCACCGGGATGCCTGGCGGTCTCCTCAGCCGGACAGCACGAAATTTGCCTTGGACAGAGTTAGGCGTACCGGTCGCAGTGCTGGGCATTGTCCTCGCGATGATCGTGCCGCTTCCCTCATTCGCGCTCGACCTTCTCATCGCGCTCAACGTCGCGGTGTCGGTGGTGGTCCTACTCGTCGGGATGTCGATCACGAAACCGGTCGAGTTCAGCGTGTTCCCGACGACGCTGCTGCTCCTCACGCTATTCCGGCTGGCGCTCAACATCAGCTCCTCCCGGCTCATTCTGCTCGAGGGCAATGTCGGCACCGCGGCCGCCGGGCACGTTATCGAAGCCTTCGGCAGCTTCGTCGTCGGAGGAAACTATATCATCGGCGCCGTGATATTCCTGGTGCTGATCGCGATTCAGTACGTGGTCATCAATCACGGCGCGGTGCGGATCTCCGAGGTCACGGCTCGATTCACTCTCGACGCCCTACCTGGCAAACAGATGTCGATCGACTCCGACCTGAACGCCGGGCTCATTGATGAATCCGAAGCCAGAAGGCGCCGTAAGGAACTGGCCGGCGAGGCCGAATTCTACGGCGCCATGGACGGCGCATCGAGGTTCACCCAGCGCGACGCGGTGGCGAGTATCCTCATCACCGGAATCAACATCATCGCGGGTTTCCTCATCGGCGTCCTGCAGTACGACATGGATTTGCGCCGGGCCCTGGAAACTTACACCGTACTGACCATCGGGGACGGTCTCGTCACGGTCATTCCCGCTCTGATGATTTCCATTACGGGGGGCCTCATCGTCACCCGCGCCAGCTCCGACGCCAGGCTCGGAATCGACGTGCGCCGCCAGATCCTCGGCGATCCGCAGCCGTTGTGGATGGCGGCCGGCGTCCTCACCTTGATGGCGATGTTTCCCGGCCTCCCCTCCGTTCCCTTCCTCGCCCTCGCCGCCGCCTCGGCGGGCGGAGCCTCGCGGTTGAACCGCAGCCGGCGAGAAGCCGAGACGGCGGCGCCGGCCGCGAAGGCGCCGCCGACCGAACGCGACAACATCGAGCAGATGCTTCGTGTGGAGCCGCTCGCCATTGAGGTCGGGCTCGGGCTGGTACGCCTGGTCGAAGGAGGACCGGGCTCTCCGCTGCTGCGCCGCATCGGTGGCATCCGGAAGCAGCTGGCGGGCGAGCTGGGATTCGTTCTGCCTCCGGTACGTCTGGCCGATAACCTTGGACTCAAGGCCGGTGAGTACGCGATATCGCTCAAGGGAATCGAGATCGCGCGCTACGAGATCCCTCCCGGATCCGAGTTGGTCATCAACACGGGTGGGGCGGGAGCGCCGCCCCAAGGCACACCGACTCGCGAACCAGCCTTTGGCCTCGAAGCCTGGTGGATTCCTTCTGTATCGGCCGAGGATGCCCGCGCGGCGGGTTTCACGGTCGTGGACCCGGTCAGTGTGCTCGGCACGCACCTCTCCGAACTCGCCCGCCGCCACTCTCACGAGCTGTTTTCGCGCCAGGACGCCAAGAAGCTCGTCGACCGCGTCGCCGAACAGAATCCGAAACTGGTCGAGGAAGCCATCCCGAAACTGATCCCGCTTGCATTGCTGCATCGGATCGCCCAGAATCTCCTTCGCGAGCAGGTCTCAATTCGCGATGGAGTCTCCATCGTCGAGGCCCTTGGCGAAGCCGCCGCGATAACGCGGAACGCCGTGCTTCTCACCGAGTTTGTCCGCCAGAGCCTGCGGCGTACAATCGTCCGGCCGTACCTGGACCGGCAGAACCAGCTCAGTGCGTTCTTCCTGGACCCGTCCGTCGAACAGGCCATTGAGGCGGCCATCGAGCACGGTGAGCATGCCTCGCAACTGCAGCTCGCGCCGCAACAGGTGAGGGAAGTCGTCGAACGGATCGCCCGGGCAACCGGCGCCCAAGACGGCGGCGGCGTCATTCTGGCTGGCTCGCCCGTCCGGTACTTCCTCCGCCAAGTCCTCGAATCCAGCCTGCGCGGGGTCGCCGTGCTCTCGCACGCCGAAATCCCCGACGAGGTTCGCGTGACGTCCCGGGGAGTAGTGGGATGA
- a CDS encoding EscU/YscU/HrcU family type III secretion system export apparatus switch protein: protein MSNHDKTEQPTPRRRQKARDEGRYVTSRELVAAAQFVVFLSLLSSYSTQWFPAVRRLFRGLLEMAFLRSWSPSAVERLGLRIAADLGIPLVAAAGAVWLSGLAAQMATTRFGLSTTRLAPDLGRLNPASRLQAMPGENLGKLAVAVGVLPLFGAGLWWIWSSWPARFSRLPWSDLASGTGAIAQAVDQILWKAALLFIVVGVWDWVRQYRRWNTEMKMSKQEIRDEAKESEGNPHAKQKIRRMMREFSRRRMMSDVDTATAVIVNPTHYAVALRYEPGEMPAPKVVAKGRNYLALRIRERALRQQIPIVENPPLAQALYKAAHVGQEIPPSLYRAVAEVLAYIHRLMRAHSGGWTGARP from the coding sequence ATGTCCAACCACGACAAGACCGAACAACCGACACCCAGACGCCGGCAGAAGGCCAGGGACGAGGGCCGCTATGTCACCTCACGGGAGTTGGTGGCGGCCGCGCAGTTCGTAGTGTTTCTGAGCCTGCTATCGAGCTATTCCACCCAGTGGTTCCCAGCCGTCCGGAGGCTCTTCCGCGGCCTCCTCGAAATGGCGTTCCTACGGAGCTGGAGTCCCTCCGCGGTCGAACGCCTCGGCCTGCGGATCGCCGCCGATCTCGGCATCCCGCTGGTCGCCGCCGCTGGTGCGGTTTGGCTCTCGGGCCTGGCCGCGCAAATGGCGACGACCCGATTCGGGCTATCCACGACGCGGCTGGCCCCGGACCTCGGCCGGCTCAATCCGGCCAGTCGCCTGCAGGCGATGCCTGGAGAAAATCTCGGCAAGCTGGCCGTCGCCGTAGGCGTGCTTCCGCTTTTCGGCGCCGGCCTTTGGTGGATCTGGTCGAGCTGGCCAGCCCGGTTCTCCCGGCTCCCGTGGTCGGACCTGGCGTCGGGAACGGGCGCCATCGCCCAAGCCGTCGACCAGATCCTGTGGAAGGCGGCGTTGCTGTTCATCGTCGTGGGTGTTTGGGACTGGGTCAGGCAGTACCGCCGTTGGAACACCGAGATGAAAATGTCGAAGCAGGAAATCCGCGACGAGGCGAAGGAAAGCGAGGGCAACCCCCACGCCAAACAGAAAATCCGCCGCATGATGCGCGAGTTCTCGCGGCGCCGGATGATGAGCGATGTCGACACCGCGACAGCCGTTATCGTCAACCCGACTCACTACGCGGTTGCCTTGCGCTACGAGCCAGGAGAGATGCCGGCCCCCAAGGTCGTCGCCAAAGGCCGAAACTACCTCGCCCTGCGAATTCGCGAACGGGCGCTGCGGCAGCAGATCCCGATCGTCGAGAACCCGCCGCTTGCCCAAGCGCTCTACAAAGCCGCCCACGTCGGCCAGGAGATACCGCCTTCGCTCTACCGGGCAGTGGCAGAGGTCCTAGCCTACATTCACCGGCTGATGCGAGCTCACTCGGGAGGATGGACCGGAGCCAGACCCTAG
- a CDS encoding flagellar biosynthetic protein FliR — MPTDPMGIAAIWPTGAAAGFLAALARIGGAVAMLPLPGFRGAAPVVRVLFAFALTVVLLPAWPEPSRLSPVTLLAEAALGCGTGVLVGWLNEAFTIAMQVAGTQAGYTYAATIDPTTQADSTVLQTVAQLTAAAMFVAAGLDREVIRIFAHSLETNPPGHWLPGFGAELPASKVAAYWGALAAWTGEMFRLAVRLALPVAGLLLVVDVTLALLGRLDAHLQLLTLAFPLKMLAAMLTIGAWTATMGSLYIDAAHRMFPPLHLWLGGNR, encoded by the coding sequence ATGCCCACTGACCCCATGGGCATCGCCGCGATCTGGCCGACCGGGGCGGCCGCCGGCTTCCTTGCGGCGCTGGCCCGGATCGGGGGGGCGGTGGCGATGCTGCCGCTGCCGGGATTTCGAGGCGCCGCGCCGGTCGTCAGGGTCCTTTTTGCGTTCGCGCTTACGGTGGTTCTGCTGCCGGCATGGCCGGAGCCGTCGCGGCTGTCGCCCGTGACTCTGCTCGCCGAGGCGGCCCTCGGATGCGGAACGGGCGTCCTGGTCGGTTGGCTGAACGAGGCCTTTACGATCGCCATGCAGGTGGCCGGAACACAAGCCGGGTACACCTATGCGGCAACGATCGATCCGACGACACAAGCCGATTCGACCGTCCTGCAGACAGTAGCGCAATTGACGGCCGCAGCCATGTTCGTCGCCGCCGGGCTCGACCGCGAAGTGATCCGCATTTTCGCACATAGCCTCGAGACGAACCCGCCCGGCCATTGGCTGCCCGGCTTTGGAGCCGAACTGCCGGCTTCCAAGGTCGCCGCCTACTGGGGGGCGCTGGCGGCTTGGACGGGCGAGATGTTCCGGCTCGCCGTTCGGCTGGCCCTGCCAGTGGCGGGCCTCCTGCTCGTGGTCGACGTCACTCTGGCGCTGCTCGGCCGCCTGGATGCTCACCTTCAACTGCTCACATTGGCTTTTCCGTTGAAGATGCTGGCGGCGATGCTGACCATCGGCGCGTGGACCGCCACGATGGGTTCTCTCTATATCGACGCGGCCCATCGGATGTTTCCCCCGCTCCATTTGTGGCTCGGAGGAAATCGATGA
- a CDS encoding flagellar biosynthetic protein FliQ produces the protein MNAATVTEAMRQAMMTAFWLALPLLALGFLAGLVMSLVQIVTSIQDPGFAAVPRLAAFFAGLLLCLPWMLMKLTAYTTALFADLGRYAH, from the coding sequence ATGAACGCTGCGACCGTAACCGAAGCCATGAGGCAGGCCATGATGACCGCATTCTGGCTCGCCCTGCCGCTACTCGCACTCGGCTTTCTGGCCGGCCTGGTAATGAGCCTGGTGCAGATCGTCACCTCGATCCAGGATCCGGGCTTCGCGGCCGTGCCGCGGCTTGCCGCGTTCTTCGCCGGCCTGCTCCTGTGCCTGCCATGGATGTTGATGAAACTCACCGCCTATACGACGGCGCTATTCGCTGACCTGGGGCGCTATGCCCACTGA
- the fliP gene encoding flagellar type III secretion system pore protein FliP (The bacterial flagellar biogenesis protein FliP forms a type III secretion system (T3SS)-type pore required for flagellar assembly.): MNRSLDQQSSAPRRPQRAALALAALWLAHATLWAAPAHHGPAAELPKAGPGVPMQIVILLGALTLLPALVMSATPFLRITLVLHFLRQALGTQTAPSNQVLVGLALFLTALLMQPVGERIYASAWQPFEKGEISGGEAVRRASPPLRDYLLRFAREKDLALMLEVSKSPAPRTAAETELRIVLPAYVLSELRTGFQIGAVLFLPFLVIDLVVASVTLVAGMVQLPPVMLSAPFKILLFVLVDGWNLVIGSLVKSFG, encoded by the coding sequence ATGAACCGGAGTCTCGATCAGCAGAGCAGCGCCCCGCGGCGTCCACAGCGAGCCGCGCTTGCTCTCGCGGCATTGTGGTTGGCCCACGCCACTCTCTGGGCCGCTCCCGCCCACCATGGGCCGGCGGCCGAGCTGCCCAAAGCCGGGCCAGGCGTACCGATGCAGATCGTGATCCTGCTCGGCGCGCTCACACTTCTACCGGCTCTGGTCATGTCGGCAACGCCATTCCTCCGCATCACTCTCGTGCTCCACTTCCTGCGCCAGGCCCTCGGCACACAGACAGCGCCATCCAACCAAGTGCTGGTCGGACTGGCCTTGTTCCTGACGGCGCTGCTGATGCAACCGGTCGGCGAACGCATCTACGCCAGCGCATGGCAGCCGTTCGAGAAAGGAGAAATCAGTGGCGGGGAGGCCGTTCGACGGGCAAGCCCTCCACTCCGGGATTACCTGCTGCGCTTCGCCCGCGAAAAGGATCTCGCCCTGATGCTCGAAGTATCGAAGTCACCGGCGCCGCGGACCGCCGCCGAGACCGAGTTGCGGATCGTGTTGCCCGCCTACGTGCTGTCGGAACTGAGAACGGGATTCCAGATCGGCGCCGTCCTGTTCCTGCCTTTTCTGGTCATCGACCTCGTTGTAGCGTCGGTGACGCTGGTGGCGGGCATGGTGCAGCTCCCGCCGGTGATGCTTTCGGCCCCATTCAAGATCCTCCTGTTCGTCCTCGTCGACGGCTGGAACCTCGTGATTGGTTCCCTCGTGAAGAGTTTCGGGTAG
- a CDS encoding FliM/FliN family flagellar motor switch protein — protein MHDTMDVHAQRDHEGGAEPRPTANDGPSAGARLAGKSAPSILPAVPERFADLPLGIEVELDRRRMSVREILRLKPGSVLRMTRSAGENIDIRVGGALMGFGEIVILEERMGVRITDFHESD, from the coding sequence ATGCACGACACCATGGACGTTCACGCCCAGCGGGACCACGAAGGAGGCGCCGAGCCACGGCCGACGGCGAACGACGGTCCATCGGCGGGCGCACGCCTGGCCGGCAAATCCGCCCCGAGCATCCTGCCGGCGGTGCCGGAACGCTTCGCCGACCTCCCGCTCGGCATCGAAGTGGAACTGGATCGCCGACGAATGTCCGTCCGGGAGATTCTGCGGCTGAAGCCCGGAAGCGTACTCCGGATGACCCGGTCGGCGGGAGAAAACATCGATATCCGGGTCGGCGGCGCATTGATGGGATTTGGCGAAATCGTCATTCTCGAGGAGCGAATGGGTGTTCGAATTACCGATTTTCATGAGTCCGACTGA